A single region of the Leptothrix cholodnii SP-6 genome encodes:
- a CDS encoding electron transfer flavoprotein subunit alpha/FixB family protein, with translation MAESNKPAMANAAAAGAAKTAGRSGRSTELPEHLKVYKGVWVFIEHDRGQVHSVSWELMGEARKLADKLGVEVSGVLMGGPADKLEDYAREAYVYGADHCYVMRDPALQGYRNEPFTKGLTDLVNKHQPEIMLLGATTMGRDLAGSVATTLGTGLTADCTELNIDGRALAATRPTFGGSLLCTIMTLAYRPQMATMRPRTAPMPRRDESRSGSISTMALGMIETDIVTKLLAFIPDANRNTVNLAYADIIITAGKGLKNADNCRLVWDLARVLGAEVGATRAVTQAGWMDAERQVGQTGKTVRPKLYIAAGVSGAIQHRVGMESSDIIVAINTDPHAPIFDFAHHGIVGNAMQVLPVLTEQFRSYLDKRIRKVA, from the coding sequence ATGGCCGAATCCAACAAGCCTGCGATGGCCAACGCCGCCGCCGCAGGCGCCGCAAAGACAGCGGGCCGCAGTGGCCGGAGCACCGAACTGCCCGAGCACCTGAAGGTCTACAAGGGCGTGTGGGTGTTCATCGAACACGACCGTGGCCAGGTGCACAGCGTGAGCTGGGAGCTGATGGGCGAGGCCCGCAAGCTGGCCGACAAGCTGGGCGTGGAGGTGAGCGGCGTGCTGATGGGCGGCCCGGCCGACAAGCTCGAAGACTACGCCCGCGAAGCCTATGTCTACGGCGCCGATCACTGCTACGTCATGCGTGACCCGGCGCTGCAGGGCTATCGCAACGAGCCCTTCACCAAGGGCCTGACCGACCTGGTGAACAAGCACCAGCCCGAGATCATGCTGCTGGGCGCCACCACCATGGGCCGCGACCTGGCCGGCTCGGTGGCCACCACGCTGGGCACCGGCCTGACGGCCGACTGCACCGAGCTCAACATCGACGGCCGGGCTCTGGCCGCCACGCGCCCGACCTTCGGCGGCAGCCTGCTGTGCACGATCATGACGCTGGCCTACCGGCCGCAGATGGCCACGATGCGCCCGCGCACCGCGCCCATGCCCAGGCGCGACGAGAGCCGCAGCGGCAGCATCTCCACGATGGCGCTGGGCATGATCGAGACCGACATCGTCACCAAGCTGCTGGCGTTCATCCCCGACGCCAACCGCAACACGGTGAACCTGGCCTATGCCGACATCATCATCACGGCCGGCAAGGGCTTGAAGAACGCCGACAACTGCCGGCTGGTGTGGGACCTGGCCCGCGTGCTGGGCGCCGAGGTGGGCGCCACTCGCGCCGTCACCCAGGCCGGCTGGATGGACGCCGAGCGCCAGGTAGGCCAGACCGGCAAGACCGTGCGGCCCAAGCTCTACATCGCCGCGGGCGTCAGCGGTGCCATTCAGCACCGCGTGGGCATGGAGAGCAGCGACATCATCGTCGCGATCAACACCGACCCCCATGCACCGATCTTCGACTTCGCTCACCACGGCATCGTCGGCAACGCGATGCAGGTGCTGCCGGTGCTCACCGAGCAGTTCAGGTCCTACCTGGACAAGCGCATCCGCAAAGTAGCCTGA
- a CDS encoding FAD-dependent monooxygenase, with amino-acid sequence MAEKFDAIVVGAGPSGNAATYTLAKAGLKVLQIERGEYPGSKNVQGAILYSDALEKIIPDFRDDAPLERHIIEQRMWLLDDNSFVGTHYRSDDYNKPPYNRYTIIRAQFDKWFSSKVREAGALLICETTVEQLLMDDDKVVGVRCDRMGGDVFADVVILADGVNSTLARKAGFHGELSSKNVALAVKEILFMPEEVIQARFNIGEEEGVVIELMGSVTEGMVGTGFLYTNKDSLTIGVGCMLSDFKNNPNKTTPYALLEKLKAHPSVAPLIAGGEMKEYCAHLIPEGGFNAVPKIFGDGWMIVGDSGGFVNAAHREGSNLAMTTGRIAAETVIAAKAAGKAMTEKTLKAYKDTLDESFVMKDLKKYRHMPDVLEKSPQFFTTYPGLVNRAAKTMFTVDGIDKMTKQREVMGSFKSARKLTGLVGDAIKIWRATR; translated from the coding sequence ATGGCAGAGAAATTCGATGCAATCGTGGTCGGCGCGGGCCCATCGGGCAACGCGGCCACCTACACGCTGGCGAAAGCCGGATTGAAGGTGCTGCAGATCGAGCGCGGCGAGTACCCGGGCTCGAAGAACGTGCAGGGCGCGATCCTCTACAGCGATGCGCTGGAGAAGATCATCCCCGACTTCCGCGACGATGCGCCGCTGGAGCGCCACATCATCGAGCAGCGCATGTGGCTGCTCGACGACAACAGCTTCGTCGGCACCCACTACCGCAGCGACGACTACAACAAGCCGCCGTACAACCGCTACACCATCATCCGCGCCCAGTTCGACAAGTGGTTCAGCTCCAAGGTGCGCGAAGCCGGCGCGCTGCTGATCTGCGAGACCACCGTCGAGCAGCTGCTGATGGACGACGACAAGGTGGTGGGCGTGCGCTGCGACCGCATGGGCGGCGACGTCTTTGCCGACGTGGTGATCCTGGCCGACGGCGTCAATTCGACGCTGGCACGCAAGGCCGGTTTCCACGGCGAGCTGTCGAGCAAGAACGTCGCGCTGGCGGTCAAGGAAATCCTCTTCATGCCCGAAGAGGTGATCCAGGCGCGCTTCAACATCGGTGAAGAAGAGGGCGTGGTGATCGAGCTGATGGGCTCGGTGACCGAGGGCATGGTCGGGACCGGTTTCCTCTACACCAACAAGGATTCGCTCACCATCGGCGTGGGCTGCATGTTGAGCGACTTCAAGAACAACCCGAACAAGACCACGCCCTACGCGCTGCTCGAAAAGCTCAAGGCGCACCCGTCGGTCGCGCCGCTGATCGCGGGCGGCGAGATGAAGGAATACTGCGCGCACCTGATCCCCGAAGGCGGCTTCAATGCGGTGCCCAAGATCTTCGGTGACGGCTGGATGATCGTGGGCGACTCGGGTGGCTTCGTCAATGCCGCGCATCGTGAAGGCTCGAACCTGGCAATGACCACCGGACGCATCGCGGCAGAGACGGTGATTGCCGCCAAGGCCGCCGGCAAGGCGATGACCGAGAAGACGCTCAAGGCCTACAAGGACACGCTCGACGAGAGCTTCGTCATGAAGGACCTGAAGAAGTACCGCCACATGCCCGACGTGCTCGAGAAGAGCCCGCAGTTCTTCACAACCTATCCGGGCCTCGTCAACCGCGCTGCCAAGACGATGTTCACGGTCGACGGCATCGACAAGATGACCAAGCAGCGCGAAGTGATGGGCAGCTTCAAGTCCGCCCGCAAGCTCACCGGCCTGGTGGGCGATGCCATCAAGATCTGGAGGGCCACGCGATGA
- a CDS encoding ferredoxin family protein, whose product MSTVVNVEEKLFQNRYKVDHGRPHIQIRKPEVCANDCQSQQCTYVCPAACYKAEGNGAVTLITDGCLECGSCRVICTEHANVAWEYPRGGHGILFKFG is encoded by the coding sequence ATGAGCACCGTTGTGAACGTGGAAGAGAAGCTCTTCCAGAACCGCTACAAGGTCGACCACGGTCGGCCGCACATCCAGATCAGGAAACCCGAGGTCTGTGCCAATGACTGCCAGAGCCAGCAGTGCACCTATGTGTGCCCCGCGGCCTGCTACAAGGCCGAAGGCAACGGCGCGGTGACGCTGATCACCGACGGCTGCCTCGAATGTGGCAGCTGCCGGGTGATCTGTACCGAGCACGCCAACGTGGCGTGGGAATACCCGCGCGGCGGCCACGGCATCCTCTTCAAGTTCGGCTGA
- the nifA gene encoding nif-specific transcriptional activator NifA encodes MLNRTVMNERSHVELITIYEICRILGASLDIGRTFRASLNVLAAHLGLSRVMIVMAPDDRDGEARLRVHSSVGLDQEQERRGQWHYGEGVIGHVYASGMPVVVPDVAQAAEFIDRTGAFGAQADRMMAFVVVPLKTDRAVVGVLAAQREVSGGVRLSDDQRILTMAATLMAQAASLHGAVTEEHKRLQLETTRLQKALAPEPRGRYTLDNVVGVSRGMQQVFSEVHQAAPARATVLLRGESGTGKEAIARALHYLSPRKDAPFIKVNCAALTESLLESELFGHERGAFTGAAGDRKGRFEQAHTGTLFLDEVGDISASFQAKLLRVLQEREFERVGGNRAIKVDVRLICATNRDLEKMVKRGEYRADLYYRINVVSIFLPPLRERRDDIPALVSHFVDRFNKENRRKLRIAGDAMEVLSHCYWPGNVRELENCIERTATMANGDLIRGVSFPCRHNRCLTQTLHHLEKDDAVAPISMPTSLHIPARLPIRESPRPVPGSIPASAAAASADPDDDWLDDEADGGDDVLRIGPTEHLTGTPRQFGNEPPDGERERLIWAMEQCAWVQAKAARLLHVTPRQLGYALRKYNIEVHKF; translated from the coding sequence ATGCTGAACCGGACGGTGATGAATGAACGGTCTCACGTCGAGCTGATCACGATCTACGAGATCTGCCGCATCCTCGGTGCCTCGCTCGACATCGGGCGCACGTTTCGCGCCTCGTTGAACGTGCTGGCTGCGCACCTCGGCCTGTCGCGCGTGATGATCGTGATGGCGCCCGATGACCGGGATGGCGAGGCACGGCTGCGTGTGCACAGCTCCGTCGGGCTGGATCAGGAGCAGGAGCGCCGCGGCCAGTGGCATTACGGCGAAGGCGTGATCGGCCACGTCTATGCCAGCGGCATGCCGGTGGTGGTGCCCGACGTGGCGCAGGCCGCGGAGTTCATCGATCGCACCGGGGCTTTCGGCGCACAGGCCGATCGCATGATGGCGTTCGTGGTGGTGCCGCTCAAGACCGACCGGGCCGTGGTCGGCGTGCTGGCGGCCCAGCGCGAGGTCAGCGGCGGTGTGCGTCTGTCGGACGATCAGCGCATCCTCACGATGGCCGCCACGCTGATGGCGCAGGCCGCGTCGTTGCACGGCGCGGTCACCGAGGAACACAAGCGCCTGCAGCTCGAGACCACCCGCCTGCAGAAGGCGCTGGCGCCCGAGCCGCGCGGGCGCTACACGCTCGACAACGTGGTCGGCGTGTCGCGTGGCATGCAGCAGGTCTTCAGCGAGGTGCACCAGGCCGCGCCCGCGCGTGCCACCGTGCTGCTGCGCGGCGAGAGCGGCACCGGCAAGGAGGCGATCGCGCGGGCGCTGCATTACCTGTCGCCACGCAAGGACGCACCGTTCATCAAGGTCAATTGCGCGGCATTGACCGAATCACTGCTCGAGAGCGAACTGTTCGGCCACGAGCGGGGCGCCTTCACCGGTGCGGCCGGTGACCGCAAGGGCCGCTTCGAGCAGGCGCACACCGGCACGCTGTTCCTCGACGAAGTGGGCGACATCTCGGCATCGTTCCAGGCCAAGCTGCTGCGGGTGCTGCAGGAGCGCGAGTTCGAGCGCGTGGGCGGCAACCGCGCGATCAAGGTCGACGTGCGGCTGATCTGCGCCACCAACCGCGACCTCGAGAAGATGGTCAAGCGTGGCGAGTACCGCGCCGACCTCTATTACCGCATCAACGTGGTGTCGATCTTCCTGCCGCCGCTGCGTGAGCGGCGCGACGACATCCCGGCCCTGGTGTCGCACTTCGTCGACCGCTTCAACAAGGAGAACCGCCGCAAGCTCAGGATCGCCGGTGACGCGATGGAGGTGCTGTCGCACTGCTACTGGCCGGGCAATGTGCGCGAACTCGAGAACTGCATCGAGCGCACCGCCACCATGGCCAATGGCGACCTGATCCGCGGCGTGTCGTTCCCGTGCCGCCACAACCGCTGCCTGACGCAGACGCTGCATCACCTCGAGAAGGACGACGCGGTCGCGCCGATCAGCATGCCGACGTCGCTGCACATCCCCGCACGGCTGCCGATCCGGGAGTCGCCGCGGCCGGTGCCCGGGTCGATCCCGGCTTCGGCGGCTGCCGCATCGGCGGACCCCGATGACGACTGGCTCGACGACGAGGCCGATGGCGGCGACGACGTGTTGCGCATCGGCCCGACCGAACACCTCACCGGTACACCGCGCCAGTTCGGCAACGAGCCACCGGATGGCGAGCGCGAGCGCCTGATCTGGGCCATGGAGCAATGTGCCTGGGTGCAGGCCAAGGCGGCGCGGCTGCTGCACGTGACGCCGCGCCAGCTCGGATATGCGCTGCGCAAGTACAACATCGAGGTGCACAAATTCTGA
- a CDS encoding winged helix-turn-helix domain-containing protein codes for MDASILVIEDDAAARELLAGNLRHAGYTVSCASDLGEARARTKETRPDLVLLDRMVAGGHALSYARQLRGDQRTSGIAIIVIGADAPQAHDTVAALESGADDCVCKSVSVSEVLARIRAVMRRSAPQCGDQALEISGLRFDPAARRVTALGRDIELCAIEYRLLHFFMTHPDRILGRSQLLDQVWGDHVCVEERAVDIHVRRLRRALEPSGHAALIETIRGMGYRFRREEVTEVAQRRLLRPVPMPHAAYLGVGDRRRAQRRSTQ; via the coding sequence ATGGACGCTTCCATTCTCGTGATCGAAGACGATGCGGCAGCCCGCGAGCTGCTGGCCGGCAACCTGCGCCATGCGGGCTACACGGTGTCGTGCGCGAGCGATCTGGGCGAAGCCAGGGCTCGCACGAAGGAGACGCGCCCGGATCTCGTCCTGCTCGACCGCATGGTCGCCGGTGGCCACGCGCTGTCCTATGCGCGCCAGCTGCGTGGCGACCAGCGTACCTCGGGCATCGCCATCATCGTCATCGGCGCCGATGCGCCGCAGGCGCACGACACGGTGGCTGCGCTGGAGAGCGGCGCCGACGATTGCGTGTGCAAGTCGGTTTCGGTCAGCGAGGTGCTGGCGCGCATCCGGGCCGTGATGCGCCGCAGCGCGCCGCAGTGTGGCGATCAGGCGCTGGAGATCTCCGGCCTGCGTTTCGATCCGGCCGCGCGGCGCGTCACGGCGCTCGGCCGCGACATCGAGCTGTGCGCCATCGAATACCGGCTGCTGCATTTCTTCATGACCCACCCCGACCGGATCCTGGGCCGCAGCCAGCTGCTCGACCAGGTCTGGGGCGACCATGTCTGCGTCGAGGAGCGTGCGGTCGACATCCATGTGCGGCGCCTGCGCCGGGCGCTCGAGCCGAGCGGGCATGCCGCGCTGATCGAGACCATCCGTGGCATGGGCTATCGATTCCGCCGCGAAGAGGTCACCGAGGTGGCGCAGCGTCGCCTGCTGCGTCCGGTGCCGATGCCCCATGCCGCCTACCTGGGCGTCGGCGACCGACGCCGGGCGCAGCGCCGCAGCACCCAATAG
- a CDS encoding helix-turn-helix transcriptional regulator, whose protein sequence is MPQPQSVERVPVEPEVSLQPQDIEALALNLDASLNVHTRSHFFTWTQGLLQGLIHHEALICVLRCPESATWRVDSFSTRVADSTVFAAPLLRDIALVPRLVDAWKGAHHLPIVLPARRDGVLGSGAWVAELERIAATRLAVHGCHDIDGDANCLFLLACQGDSPDPRELCLLRLVVPFLREAWVRSQMIGGRHDDLPAPHGHAVITVREQEILKWIYLGKSNSEIGQILGISALTVKNHVQKMLHKLNVVNRAQAVGRAIEAHLIQI, encoded by the coding sequence ATGCCGCAGCCGCAGTCTGTCGAACGGGTTCCGGTCGAGCCCGAGGTGTCGCTGCAACCGCAGGACATCGAGGCCCTGGCCCTGAATCTGGACGCCTCGCTCAACGTGCACACACGCTCGCATTTCTTCACCTGGACCCAGGGTCTGCTGCAGGGGCTGATCCACCACGAGGCCCTGATCTGCGTGCTGCGCTGCCCTGAATCGGCGACCTGGCGGGTCGACAGTTTTTCGACCCGCGTGGCCGACAGCACGGTCTTCGCCGCGCCCCTGCTGCGCGACATCGCGCTGGTGCCCCGGCTGGTCGACGCCTGGAAGGGGGCGCATCACCTGCCGATCGTGCTGCCGGCGCGGCGCGACGGCGTGCTCGGGTCGGGCGCATGGGTGGCCGAACTCGAGCGCATCGCCGCGACCCGCCTGGCCGTGCATGGCTGCCACGACATCGACGGCGACGCGAACTGCCTGTTCCTGCTGGCCTGCCAGGGCGACAGCCCGGATCCGCGCGAACTGTGCCTGCTGCGGCTGGTCGTGCCTTTCCTGCGCGAGGCCTGGGTGCGCTCGCAGATGATCGGCGGCCGGCACGACGACCTGCCCGCACCGCACGGCCACGCCGTCATCACCGTGCGGGAGCAGGAGATCCTCAAGTGGATCTACCTCGGCAAGAGCAACAGCGAGATCGGACAGATCCTCGGCATCAGTGCGCTGACGGTGAAGAACCACGTCCAGAAGATGCTGCACAAGCTCAATGTGGTCAACCGGGCCCAGGCCGTCGGCCGCGCGATCGAGGCCCACCTGATCCAGATCTGA
- a CDS encoding transposase, which translates to MSEEQSQRLFECFVAGTPARPAAETVGVNRNTARLYYHRLRETIAHHIERDGRWRDEPGATPTLDGRPVAPVQAGDAPVVRIVPVAGLLERDGRVHIVPIAEPATAPWPGPAVDAIVCFDQTISPTEPAEMRDGRMRVELGDALAGDLPRRKVVRAFWQSSARLLRRFNGVPRQHLLLYLKECEWRFNDGTPEARMNTLRLWFMRSDRRSRNRTTESP; encoded by the coding sequence ATGAGCGAAGAGCAGAGCCAGCGCCTGTTCGAGTGTTTCGTGGCGGGCACGCCGGCCCGGCCGGCGGCCGAGACGGTCGGTGTCAACCGCAACACCGCACGGCTCTACTACCACCGCCTGCGCGAGACGATCGCCCATCACATCGAGCGCGACGGGCGCTGGCGCGACGAGCCCGGCGCAACACCGACCCTGGACGGCAGACCGGTGGCGCCGGTGCAGGCCGGTGATGCGCCGGTCGTGCGGATCGTTCCGGTGGCCGGACTGCTCGAACGCGACGGCCGCGTCCACATCGTGCCGATCGCCGAGCCGGCCACCGCGCCATGGCCGGGGCCGGCGGTCGACGCCATCGTGTGCTTCGACCAGACCATCTCCCCCACCGAGCCCGCCGAGATGCGCGACGGACGGATGCGGGTCGAGCTGGGCGACGCGCTGGCCGGCGACCTGCCGCGGCGCAAGGTCGTCCGGGCGTTCTGGCAGTCGAGCGCGCGGCTGCTGCGGCGCTTCAACGGCGTGCCGCGGCAGCACCTGCTGCTGTACCTGAAGGAGTGCGAATGGCGCTTCAACGACGGCACGCCCGAAGCGCGCATGAACACGCTGCGCCTGTGGTTCATGCGCTCGGACCGGCGCTCGAGAAACCGGACGACCGAATCGCCGTGA
- a CDS encoding Wzz/FepE/Etk N-terminal domain-containing protein — MDLYVMLAALRTRLVLFVLVFVATVAAAAVVAVSLPKTYRATASLLVAESLRGNALPERGAYLQTQADIIKSETVARRVVAALKLADSPQARQAHARTASDGSFEDWLATRWLAAPQVDLAHSSVIRIGVDAPKASTAAETANAYAQAYVELARELRTDNTGRAERLLDTRLTTLRNDLRQAQDRLLDHQRRNGIVSSDARADLRETRLAEVSAQLSRAREQNLDLASRQQHVRQLRQQGSPLDRLNEVQTDSQVQRLSAELEQGEARLQALSQQYGTAYPPYQSQLAENARRRAALDAQINKVLAGLENAAAQGRWRAAALEAELAGQRSRLLAVGSERGELATLTHNVESAQRTYDMAVQGFMVDMVGNELYNSQVSLLSPASVPLEPHAPRIGLLMAAAVVAGALLGLATVVMLELRDRRVRSAVDLRRLTADDSVPLLGVTSRWSPPRQARAASLQPASTLTFQPR; from the coding sequence GTGGATCTCTACGTCATGCTCGCGGCGCTGCGCACGCGCCTGGTCCTTTTCGTGCTGGTGTTCGTCGCGACCGTCGCGGCGGCGGCGGTGGTGGCCGTGTCCTTGCCCAAGACCTACCGGGCCACCGCGTCGCTGCTGGTGGCCGAGTCGCTGCGCGGCAATGCCCTGCCCGAACGCGGCGCCTACCTGCAGACGCAGGCCGACATCATCAAGAGCGAAACCGTCGCCCGCCGGGTGGTCGCCGCGCTCAAGCTGGCCGACAGCCCGCAGGCTCGGCAGGCCCATGCACGCACGGCCAGCGACGGCTCGTTCGAGGACTGGCTGGCCACCCGCTGGCTGGCGGCGCCGCAGGTCGATCTGGCGCACAGCAGCGTCATCCGCATCGGCGTCGACGCGCCCAAGGCGAGCACGGCCGCCGAGACCGCCAATGCCTACGCCCAGGCCTATGTCGAGCTGGCCCGCGAACTGCGCACCGACAACACCGGGCGCGCCGAACGCCTGCTCGACACCCGGCTGACGACCCTGCGCAACGACCTGCGGCAGGCGCAGGACCGGCTGCTCGACCACCAGCGCCGCAACGGCATCGTCTCGTCCGACGCCCGCGCCGACCTGCGCGAGACGCGCCTGGCCGAGGTGTCCGCGCAGCTGTCGCGGGCGCGCGAACAGAACCTCGACCTCGCCAGCCGCCAGCAGCACGTGCGCCAGTTGCGCCAGCAGGGCAGCCCGCTGGACCGGCTCAACGAGGTCCAGACCGACTCGCAGGTGCAGCGCCTGAGCGCCGAGCTTGAGCAGGGCGAGGCCCGGCTGCAGGCGCTGTCGCAGCAGTACGGCACCGCCTACCCGCCCTACCAGAGCCAGCTGGCTGAAAACGCCCGCCGCCGTGCCGCGCTCGACGCCCAGATCAACAAGGTGCTGGCCGGCCTCGAGAACGCCGCCGCACAGGGCCGCTGGCGTGCCGCGGCGCTCGAGGCCGAACTGGCCGGCCAGCGCTCGCGGCTGCTGGCGGTCGGATCCGAACGCGGTGAACTGGCCACGCTGACGCACAACGTCGAGAGCGCCCAGCGCACCTACGACATGGCGGTGCAAGGCTTCATGGTCGACATGGTCGGCAACGAGCTCTACAACTCGCAGGTGTCGCTGCTCAGTCCGGCCTCGGTGCCGCTCGAACCGCATGCGCCCCGGATCGGGCTGCTGATGGCGGCAGCGGTCGTGGCCGGTGCGCTGCTGGGCCTGGCCACCGTCGTCATGCTGGAACTGCGCGATCGGCGGGTGCGTTCGGCGGTCGACCTGCGCCGGCTGACGGCCGACGATTCGGTGCCGCTGCTGGGCGTGACCAGCCGCTGGAGTCCGCCCAGGCAGGCACGAGCGGCGTCGCTCCAGCCGGCCTCGACGCTGACCTTTCAACCCCGCTGA
- a CDS encoding polysaccharide biosynthesis tyrosine autokinase: MSAMPATPRLMAVESGLQARPHPDRRLGGILAAQGKLDPAGIERVLELQHREGSRFGAAALHLKLITVEDLVHAITAQYDLPHLRPDNRRISLELVTAFEPFHACAEQMRALRSQLLQRWPAEDGQAHSLAIVSPARGDGRSYLAANLAVAFAQLGCRTLLIDADLRWPRQHLIFDVSDRIGLSTVLSARSDDRAAVTALPAFGPLHLLPAGDCPPNPLDLLSREAWPALLQVLRPAFDVILIDTPAAEFCADALGVARRAGHALVVARKDGTRLSSTTELISQLHDEGTRVMGTVLNAP, encoded by the coding sequence ATGTCAGCCATGCCCGCCACGCCCCGATTGATGGCCGTCGAGTCCGGCCTGCAGGCCAGGCCGCACCCGGATCGCCGGCTCGGCGGCATCCTGGCCGCGCAAGGCAAGCTCGACCCCGCGGGCATCGAGCGCGTGCTCGAGCTGCAGCACCGCGAGGGCAGCCGTTTCGGCGCGGCGGCGCTGCATCTCAAGCTGATCACGGTCGAGGATCTGGTCCACGCCATCACGGCGCAATACGACCTGCCGCACCTGCGCCCCGACAACCGGCGCATCAGCCTCGAACTGGTCACGGCCTTCGAGCCCTTCCATGCCTGCGCCGAGCAGATGCGGGCCCTGCGCTCGCAGCTGCTGCAGCGCTGGCCGGCCGAAGACGGGCAGGCGCACAGCCTGGCCATCGTCAGCCCGGCCCGCGGCGACGGCCGCAGCTACCTGGCGGCGAACCTGGCGGTCGCGTTCGCGCAACTGGGCTGCCGCACCCTGCTGATCGACGCCGACCTGCGCTGGCCGCGCCAGCATCTGATCTTCGACGTGTCCGATCGCATCGGCCTGTCGACCGTGCTGAGCGCCCGCTCGGACGACCGCGCCGCCGTGACGGCGCTGCCCGCGTTCGGGCCGCTGCACCTGCTGCCGGCGGGCGACTGCCCGCCCAATCCGCTGGACCTGCTCTCGCGCGAGGCCTGGCCCGCCCTGCTGCAGGTGCTGCGGCCGGCCTTCGACGTGATCCTGATCGACACGCCGGCGGCCGAGTTCTGCGCCGATGCGCTGGGCGTGGCGCGCCGCGCCGGCCATGCCCTGGTCGTCGCCCGCAAGGACGGCACGCGCCTGAGCAGCACCACCGAGCTGATCAGCCAGCTGCACGACGAAGGCACGCGCGTGATGGGCACCGTCCTGAACGCCCCGTGA